A region of Culicoides brevitarsis isolate CSIRO-B50_1 chromosome 1, AGI_CSIRO_Cbre_v1, whole genome shotgun sequence DNA encodes the following proteins:
- the LOC134827496 gene encoding fasciclin-2 — translation MGSEVKLKLTIFIFVWISLIGLIECSKPNLVILPVSPVQRKPVGKSLMLTCRANVPDINLVTDLRWRDNKGNTIFSKQANPKSSPMYTEQLNNDQSLALIINKLEESMAGNYYCSASYANTELLEISVKIETYVPITWKDAPEEQYPTKGSDYLVKCEVTASPPPAVDWLRNGEIIRTGGRHVVDSRGLMIRNVKLEDDGAYVCRAVVIDTGELAERTIRVEVQVKPEVLVLPERIEAVEGQSFSVKCNATGKPPPMIEWIKDRTQQNLAIADRFQVDERTGLLIISQVTDDDYGMYTCVAKNSAGISQSKTLFDVLVTPKIFEFNNVTTPVTKETKITCKATGRPAPDITFRRWEEDEEFVPGFQPNDDRVILEVNRDHERGESSGILTITKLVRPDDGLYVCIARNKGGEAFKNGHIAVEYPPNFEHMKTLPPVYSWEQRKANLSCLAEGFPNATIEWRRDDKLIKDLFDPNLQIFGTGPRSDLIIHPTHPQYYRSYRCIAQNILGKAEHIMELREAHVPGEVVQAAARVVTATSMVFDIVGPAMEVGLPILAYHVQYADERELGWNNAQQKIWSPDSPYVVEGLLPERSYKFRFAARNQVGLGNYGKHVIQSTPKRSYPEPPKLLHKADVQPESGEDMIVLSPYSDLFDLRWNTPHDNGERIDYYEVKYCPGQKINGVWTEIDLECRTVQRAVLDGNNFEMRNLSPETYYRIEIRAHNAIGLSQPVTLLLKTARGRDVIRHPQAKILNSSTIIAVAVGGVILLLIVIDLLCCLIVNAGLFALMCRRTKRSPSDLDDETKIGREDEKQPLSNSPTNSIKKQPSTVDYDGNMVHSRSGEILGKNSAV, via the exons gATTAATAGAATGCAGCAAGCCAAATTTAGTAATATTGCCAGTGTCACCAGTGCAGCGAAAACCCGTTGGCAAATCCCTAATGTTGACGTGTAGAGCCAACGTGCCCGATATCAACTTAGTGACAGACCTCAGATGGCGCGACAACAAAGGCAACACAATTTTCTCCAAACA aGCCAACCCAAAAAGTTCACCAATGTACACGGAACAACTGAATAACGACCAGAGCTTGGCTTTAATCATCAATAAGTTGGAGGAATCGATGGCGGGAAATTATTATTGCTCAGCTTCTTATGCCAACACTGAATTATTGGAAATTAGCgtgaaaattgaaacttatg taCCAATTACATGGAAAGACGCCCCCGAAGAGCAATACCCGACAAAAGGCAGCGATTACTTGGTAAAATGTGAAGTAACAGCGAGTCCTCCTCCCGCAGTCGATTGGTTGCGAAATGGTGAAATAATCCGTACCGGAGGTCGTCACGTCGTCGATTCGCGTGGTTTGATGATCCGCAACGTCAAATTGGAGGATGATGGTGCCTACGTTTGTCGTGCTGTCGTTATTGATACTGGCGAACTTGCTGAACGTACAATTCGTGTCGAAGTACAAGTCAAGCCCGAAGTCTTGGTTTTGCCCGAAAGAATTGAAGCTGTTGAAGGACAATCGTTCTCCGTGAAGTGCAATGCCACAGGAAAACCGCCACCAATGATCGAATGGATCAAGGACCGCACACAACAAAATTTGGCAATTGCAGATCGCTTCCAGGTTGACGAACGAACGGGATTGCTGATCATTAGTCAAGTCACCGATGACGATTACGGCATGTATACGTGCGTCGCCAAGAACTCTGCTGGCATTTCGCAGTCGAAAACGCTCTTTGATGTGCTTGTAACACCGAAAATCTTCGAATTTAACAACGTAACGACGCCCGTGACGAAAGAAACGAAAATCACGTGCAAAGCCACAGGTCGTCCCGCACCCGACATCACGTTCCGTCGATGGGAAGAAGACGAGGAATTTGTGCCAGGCTTCCAACCGAACGACGATCGTGTCATTTTGGAAGTCAATCGTGATCATGAACGCGGCGAATCGAGTGGCATCCTGACAATCACGAAACTCGTGCGACCCGATGACGGTTTGTACGTTTGTATCGCGCGCAACAAGGGCGGCGAAGCCTTCAAAAATGGTCATATCGCTGTCGAATACCCACCCAACTTTGAGCACATGAAGACTTTGCCTCCGGTTTACAGTTGGGAACAACGCAAAGCCAACTTGAGTTGCTTAGCTGAAGGTTTCCCCAATGCCACGATCGAATGGAGACGCGACGACAAACTCATCAAGGACTTGTTCGATCcgaatttgcaaatttttggcACAGGACCTCGCAGTGACTTGATCATCCATCCGACACATCCGCAATACTACAGAAGTTATCGGTGCATTGCGCAAAATATTTTGGGAAAAGCGGAACACATCATGGAATTGCGCGAAGCTCATGTGCCGGGAGAAGTTGTGCAGGCAGCAGCTCGTGTTGTGACAGCGACATCGATGGTGTTCGATATCGTGGGACCCGCCATGGAAGTTGGATTGCCGATTTTGGCGTATCACGTGCAATATGCCGATGAACGGGAACTTGGATGGAATAatgcacaacaaaaaatttggtcGCCCGATAGTCCGTATGTCGTTGAAGGACTTTTGCCTGAGAGATCTTACAAAtttag atttgctGCTCGTAATCAAGTCGGCTTAGGAAATTATGGCAAACACGTGATCCAATCGACTCCTAAACGTTCATATCCCGAACCACCAAAACTTTTACACAAAGCTGATGTTCAACCAGAATCTGGCGAAGATATGATCGTATTGTCTCCTTATTCGGATCTCTTTGACTTGAGATGGAATACGCCTCATGATAACGGAGAACGTATTGATTATTACGAAGTCAAATACTGCCct GGTCAAAAAATCAACGGCGTTTGGACCGAAATCGACTTGGAATGCCGTACCGTGCAACGTGCCGTCCTCGATGGCAACAACTTTGAAATGCGCAACTTGAGCCCCGAAACATACTATCGCATCGAAATCCGGGCACACAATGCCATCGGATTGTCGCAACCCGTGACACTTTTGCTCAAGACAGCGAGAG GTCGTGATGTAATTCGTCATCCACAAGCTAAAATCTTGAATTCATCAACAATTATTGCGGTTGCCGTTGGAGGTGTCATCCTGTTGCTGATTGTTATCGATTTGCTGTGTTGCTTGATCGTCAATGCGGGACTCTTTGCCTTGATGTGTCGTCGCACGAAGCGTTCTCCATCGGATTTGGATGACGAAACCAAAATTGGAAG GGAGGATGAGAAGCAACCGTTGAGCAATTCCCCgacaaattcaatcaaaaagcaGCCATCCACAGTCGACTACGACGGAAATATGGTGCATTCCCGAAGCGGCGAAATACTTGGCAAAAACTCGGCGGTATGA
- the LOC134838196 gene encoding ovochymase-like encodes MKRVTMSYKILVAIILCGISSCRAEEVTGNTKIYGGTYALQNETLHQVSIRIIRKEEGLGFGGGHNCGGTLISDRIVLTAAHCMYYTEIVMNPPYYITREYKKDELYIVMGTLDRTNKTQNTIVRATEDWTIHPDYDTELVNNDIAIIKLNESVPTNIPTIKTLPNLGFDELKSGVICSVSGWGVMENKTMPKHLLSVDVPIVDATRCNASDSYNGTIDDGMICAGNMQDGLIDSCQGDSGGPFVCNKILYGIVSFGHGCGLPYFPGVYTKVYHFKDWIKTEKNKLLNITEEEDNPHNNGTDTGNNGAGKYYSSSVLSVFLVILLMFGLM; translated from the exons atgaaacgtGTCACGATGAGTTACAAAATTCTGGTTGCGATAATTTTGTGTGGAATTTCTTCGTGTCGAGCTGAAGAAGTGACAGGCAACACAAAAATCTATGGAGGAACTTACGCGTTACAGAATGAAACTTTGCATCAAGTGTCGATTCGAATCATTAGAAAGGAAGAAGGTTTAGGATTTGGCGGCGGGCATAATTGTGGAGGAACGTTAATTTCGGATCGGATTGTTTTGACGGCAGCTCATTGCATGTACTACACTGAAATTGTGATGAATCCTcc atattataTAACCCGAGAATACAAAAAGGATGAACTTTACATCGTAATGGGAACTCTTGATCGAACCAATAAGACACAAAACACGATTGTTAGAGCGACAGAAGATTGGACTATTCATCCGGATTATGATACGGAACTTGTAAATAATGATATTGCCATCattaaa tTAAACGAAAGTGTTCCAACTAATATTCCAACGATCAAGACACTTCCCAATTTGGGATTCGATGAACTTAAAAGCGGAGTCATTTGTTCAGTTTCTGGATGGGGAGTGATGGAAAAT aaaacgATGCCAAAGCATCTTTTATCCGTTGACGTTCCTATCGTTGATGCCACTCGCTGCAATGCCTCCGATAGTTATAACGGGACAATTGATGATGGAATGATTTGTGCTGGAAATATGCAAGATGGTTTAATTGATTCGTGTCAAGGAGACAGCGGAGGTCCGTTTGtgtgtaacaaaattttgtacggAATTGTTTCCTTTGGACATGGATGCGGATTGCCATATTTCCCCGGAGTTTACACAAAAGTCTATCATTTTAAGGATTGGATCAAGACTGAGAAGAATAAGTTGCTGAATATCACTGAAGAAGAGGATAATCCGCACAATAATGGAACTGATACGGGAAATAATGGAGCAGGAAAATATTATTCGAGTTCGGTTTTGAGTGTTTTCttagttattttattaatgtttggtctcatgtaa
- the LOC134837690 gene encoding galactosylgalactosylxylosylprotein 3-beta-glucuronosyltransferase I → MSGEIRIKQKNLIILLGFVLLVIFLIQSRKCREPSAVIQEEPESGDDLPIIYAITPTYYRPVQKAELTRLSQTIMLVPNIYWVIVEDADEVTELVTNVLKRSGLYKRSVQLTAKTPDDLKLKQKDPHWSKPRGVDQRNTALEWVKQRIVESSPRRTIVYFMDDDNAYSVQLFKEMSNIELGRVGVWPVGLVGGLMVEKPIVDENNVVTGFNAAWRPERQFPIDMAGFAISGSLFMKFPSAKFSADVERGYQETEILRHITTVNRLQPLANGCTEVLVWHTRTEAPKLREEEKLKKQGKRSDEGMEV, encoded by the coding sequence ATGTCTGGCGAAATtcgaataaaacaaaagaaccTGATAATTCTCCTGGGATTCGTGTTGCTCGTGATTTTCCTCATCCAAAGCAGAAAATGTCGCGAACCGAGTGCCGTCATTCAAGAGGAACCGGAATCCGGAGATGACCTTCCCATCATTTATGCCATTACCCCCACTTATTACCGTCCCGTACAGAAAGCCGAGTTAACGCGACTCTCGCAAACCATCATGTTAGTGCCAAACATCTACTGGGTGATTGTCGAAGATGCCGATGAAGTCACCGAATTAGTCACAAATGTCCTCAAACGAAGCGGTTTGTACAAACGTAGCGTACAACTAACGGCAAAGACACCGGATGACCTTAAGCTGAAGCAGAAAGATCCGCATTGGTCAAAGCCACGCGGCGTAGATCAACGAAACACAGCACTCGAATGGGTCAAGCAACGAATTGTCGAAAGTTCACCGCGTCGCACAATTGTTTATTTCATGGACGACGACAACGCGTACAGCGTGCAGTTATTTAAGGAAATGTCGAATATCGAGCTTGGGCGAGTCGGAGTATGGCCCGTTGGATTAGTCGGAGGATTAATGGTCGAAAAACCGATTGTAGATGAAAATAACGTCGTGACAGGCTTCAATGCTGCCTGGCGACCCGAACGACAATTTCCCATCGACATGGCGGGCTTTGCCATTTCCGGAAgtctttttatgaaatttccaaGTGCCAAATTCAGTGCTGACGTAGAACGAGGATATCAGGAAACGGAGATTTTAAGACATATAACGACAGTGAATCGCCTTCAACCGCTGGCAAATGGGTGTACGGAAGTGCTTGTGTGGCACACGCGGACCGAAGCACCCAAACTTCGCGAGGAAGAAAAACTCAAGAAACAAGGAAAACGATCTGACGAAGGAATGGAAGTTTAA